A genomic stretch from Arenicella xantha includes:
- a CDS encoding lipase secretion chaperone, with product MLTSTLRAGGFYLLIGIVCWLVAHHYRLHHSSFDSETRSASQAWLQPRTLDEKYPEPVGSYAGNIDFYAIEKLLWKVQINPSGALTLGPETAEILHSINRYLPDQMVPSDYRRLALLTAKIWPDTRSVEIAPLLRQYNHYRSAYRAGQSKLNSLLDGDKYRLLQTLDRTLEQQQQDFFGHEQASALFSQRNITTHYLNQRRLIQLDPSLTKAQKVTRLNTLRQEYQTTRLARDNSQKISD from the coding sequence ATGTTGACTAGTACACTCAGAGCGGGCGGGTTCTACTTGCTGATCGGCATAGTTTGCTGGCTTGTGGCTCATCATTATCGATTACATCACTCAAGCTTTGATAGCGAAACCAGGTCTGCGTCGCAGGCATGGCTACAACCCCGCACCTTAGATGAAAAGTACCCAGAGCCAGTGGGAAGTTACGCGGGGAACATTGACTTCTATGCCATCGAGAAGCTTCTTTGGAAAGTTCAAATTAACCCGTCGGGGGCGCTGACCCTCGGCCCTGAAACGGCTGAGATCCTACATTCAATCAACCGCTATCTACCGGATCAAATGGTTCCCAGCGATTACCGTCGTCTGGCTTTACTAACGGCTAAAATTTGGCCTGATACTCGCAGCGTGGAAATCGCGCCGTTATTGCGACAATATAATCACTACCGGAGCGCTTACCGAGCAGGTCAGAGCAAGCTCAACAGTCTGTTGGATGGTGACAAATATAGGTTGTTGCAGACCTTGGATCGAACCCTAGAGCAGCAACAACAAGATTTTTTTGGGCATGAGCAAGCGAGTGCGCTATTTAGCCAGCGAAATATAACAACACATTACCTAAATCAACGTCGACTCATTCAACTCGATCCAAGCCTTACTAAGGCGCAGAAGGTAACGCGCTTAAACACTTTGCGACAAGAGTATCAAACGACTCGGCTGGCTCGCGATAACTCGCAGAAAATAAGTGATTAA